One Desulfuromonadales bacterium genomic window carries:
- the radC gene encoding DNA repair protein RadC → MRRIKDWPEAERPREKLLNHGAEALSDAELLALILRTGDAASQTSALDHGRMLLTRFGSLRQLAGATIGELCELRGIGPAKAAELLAVFQIARRFATEALRPGDRFTSSAEVFRHYHERLRDRRKEVFLALLLDSKNRVLREVQVSEGSLTASIVHPREVFAPVVRDSAAAVLFVHNHPSGDPTPSREDLEITTRLREAGELMGVRVLDHIIIGSGDYVSLADRGMLG, encoded by the coding sequence ATGCGAAGGATCAAGGACTGGCCCGAGGCCGAGCGGCCCCGGGAGAAACTGCTCAACCACGGGGCGGAAGCCCTGAGCGACGCCGAGCTGCTTGCCCTGATCCTGCGGACGGGGGACGCCGCATCCCAGACCAGCGCCCTCGACCATGGCCGGATGCTGCTGACACGCTTCGGCTCGCTGCGGCAGCTGGCCGGCGCCACCATCGGCGAGCTTTGTGAGCTCCGCGGCATCGGCCCGGCAAAAGCGGCGGAACTTTTGGCCGTCTTCCAGATCGCCCGGCGCTTCGCTACCGAGGCGTTGCGCCCGGGCGACCGTTTCACCTCCTCGGCCGAGGTTTTTCGGCATTACCACGAACGGTTGCGCGACCGCCGCAAGGAGGTTTTTCTCGCCCTGCTGCTCGACAGCAAGAACCGGGTGCTGCGTGAGGTGCAGGTTTCGGAAGGGAGCCTCACCGCCAGCATCGTCCACCCCCGCGAAGTTTTCGCGCCGGTGGTGCGGGACTCGGCGGCCGCCGTCCTCTTCGTCCACAACCACCCTTCCGGGGATCCCACCCCCAGTCGCGAGGACCTGGAAATCACCACCCGCCTGCGGGAAGCCGGCGAGCTGATGGGCGTACGCGTCCTCGATCACATCATCATCGGCAGCGGCGACTATGTGAGCCTGGCGGACAGGGGAATGCTGGGATAA
- a CDS encoding ferritin family protein, with amino-acid sequence MPQEFKLQEALKLAIQTEKNVMDFYKRAAEITKNPRGKKVFTLLSSEEREHASHFFHLYQGGDLGSFEQFMATPPHPDSVMLKELQKALDESTHERKAMEIALREEEDLAKNLALTASHIVDPAVRAVFEKMVKETRDHYALIESEYAHLMAMVHETDIDIFVRE; translated from the coding sequence ATGCCGCAGGAATTCAAATTGCAGGAAGCTCTCAAACTGGCCATCCAGACCGAAAAGAACGTCATGGACTTCTACAAGCGGGCGGCCGAGATCACCAAAAATCCGCGGGGCAAAAAGGTCTTCACCCTGCTCTCCAGCGAAGAGCGCGAACACGCCAGCCATTTCTTCCATCTCTACCAGGGGGGTGACCTCGGCAGCTTCGAGCAGTTCATGGCGACCCCGCCCCATCCCGACTCGGTCATGCTCAAGGAACTTCAGAAGGCCCTCGACGAGAGCACGCATGAGCGCAAGGCGATGGAAATCGCCCTGCGCGAGGAGGAAGACCTGGCGAAGAACCTCGCCCTGACCGCTTCCCACATCGTTGACCCGGCAGTTCGGGCCGTCTTCGAAAAAATGGTCAAGGAGACCCGCGACCATTACGCTCTGATCGAGTCCGAGTATGCCCACCTGATGGCGATGGTGCATGAAACGGACATCGACATCTTTGTCCGGGAGTAG
- a CDS encoding M23 family metallopeptidase, giving the protein MKKGKLLLLLILLGALGAGVFVYFRDTTAPGIEANPETGPVSARRPLTVRLADAGAGLKSLRITVVQGEKASEVVARDFTAGTAAADETVNFGGTSLQEGSFEVRITAVDHSPFRFGAGNSNEKILKFDYDNKPPAVTILSTAHNINQGGAGLVVYTISEPVEKTGVTVGGLFFPGHRQSSGTYICLFAFPYDMNPATFVPKVLATDAAGNERLAGIYYHLNPKPFPTDRIEVSQKFLETKIVPDFQHYYPAVTDPVELFLKVNREMRQQNTSALLDFGQQTAGQPLWDGVFMRQPNAAVPGFFAQARTYYHAGQAIDRQTHLGIDLASTAQAPVPAANAGTVVFADELGIYGNCVVVDHGLGLQTLYGHLSQMSVQKGETVSKGQIVGRTGATGMAGGDHLHLSVLIAGQQVNPLEWWDPNWLKNNISDKLALAGTAAR; this is encoded by the coding sequence GTGAAAAAGGGTAAACTGCTGCTGTTGCTCATCCTGCTCGGCGCCCTCGGCGCTGGGGTTTTCGTCTATTTCCGTGATACCACGGCCCCCGGCATCGAGGCGAATCCGGAAACGGGTCCGGTTTCCGCCCGCCGTCCTTTGACCGTCCGGCTGGCCGACGCCGGTGCTGGACTCAAGAGCCTGCGGATCACGGTTGTCCAGGGGGAAAAAGCCAGCGAGGTGGTTGCCCGTGATTTCACCGCCGGCACCGCCGCGGCAGATGAAACCGTCAATTTTGGCGGAACGAGTCTGCAGGAAGGCTCCTTCGAGGTGCGCATCACCGCCGTCGACCATTCGCCGTTTCGCTTTGGCGCAGGCAACTCGAACGAGAAGATACTCAAGTTCGATTATGACAACAAGCCGCCGGCAGTGACGATATTGAGCACCGCCCACAACATCAATCAGGGGGGCGCTGGCCTCGTCGTCTACACCATCTCCGAGCCGGTGGAGAAAACCGGGGTGACGGTCGGCGGGCTGTTCTTCCCCGGCCACCGTCAGTCTTCGGGCACCTACATCTGCCTCTTCGCCTTCCCCTACGACATGAATCCCGCGACCTTCGTGCCTAAGGTGCTGGCGACCGACGCGGCCGGCAATGAGCGGCTGGCCGGCATCTACTACCACCTCAACCCGAAACCCTTCCCCACCGACCGCATCGAGGTAAGCCAGAAGTTTCTGGAAACGAAAATCGTTCCCGACTTCCAGCACTATTATCCCGCCGTTACCGATCCCGTGGAACTCTTCCTGAAGGTCAACCGGGAGATGCGGCAGCAGAACACCAGCGCTCTGCTCGACTTCGGCCAGCAGACCGCCGGGCAACCGCTGTGGGACGGGGTCTTCATGCGCCAGCCCAACGCCGCCGTTCCCGGCTTTTTTGCCCAGGCCCGCACCTATTACCACGCCGGCCAGGCCATCGACCGGCAGACCCACCTCGGCATCGACCTCGCGTCCACCGCCCAGGCCCCGGTACCGGCTGCCAACGCCGGGACGGTAGTCTTCGCCGATGAGCTGGGCATCTACGGCAACTGCGTCGTCGTCGACCACGGGCTCGGTCTGCAGACCCTCTACGGCCACCTGAGCCAGATGTCTGTCCAGAAGGGCGAAACCGTCAGCAAGGGGCAGATCGTCGGCCGCACCGGCGCCACCGGCATGGCCGGCGGTGACCATCTGCATCTGAGCGTGCTGATCGCCGGCCAGCAGGTCAACCCGCTCGAGTGGTGGGATCCGAACTGGCTGAAGAACAACATCAGCGACAAGCTCGCCCTGGCGGGTACCGCGGCGAGGTAG